GGTCTGAAAGACTTACTCGCTGTTCGCCCTGCTTATCAAAGTTGTCTGGGGCTAACCACGTGACGAAGGCTTTCTCGAGCTGAGGCCACTCTGAATCAATCGCTGCGTACCATGCGGTGTCGCGATTTCGCCCGTTATAGACCTTTGCCTGGCGAAAAATTCCTTCAAACGACAATCCCAGGCGTTGAGCGGCCGCACGCGATGCTTTGTTCAGACTGTCGCATTTCCACGAATAGCGTCGATAGCCCAATTCGAATGCCTTCTTCATCATCAGGTACATAGATTCGGTGGCTGTTCGCGTCTGCTGCAACTGTGGGGAATAGTGGATATGTCCCACCTCAATAGCACCACCTGAAGATTCAATGTTGACATAGCTTGCAACACCGCAGGCTGATCCCACACCCTTGTCCACGATTGCAAAGAATAGTGGATCTTCCGACAGGCACGTCCTGGTTATCCAGTCCCGGTAGCTATCTTTGTCGGAGAATGGACCGTATGCCAAGTATGTCCAACTCTTACCATCCTTATCAAAGGCGTTAGCCTGATACAGGTCATCAAGATGGCTATCGACTTGAAGTGGTTCCAGCCGACAGAAGCGGCCTTCCATGCATTCTCGCGGTGGATTGGGTGGTGGGGTCCAATCTGGTATTGCGAAGCTGATTGGCTGTCCAAGGCCATTGGTAAGTTCGCTCATAGGCACTCTTTCTGACCGCGCTATGTCGCCTAACGTCTGCCGGTTTGCAAATCCGCAAAGCGAGTTGCCGAAGGCCAAGGCATAAATGCGTCGTAGCATAACACCGATGTGTTAGGCGTTGCGCCGTGCTATTTGTCAAATGGTAAGTACAGGCTACACCGGCACCCCAGGGCGTCCAGCCCTTTCTCATAGATCTCCTCGCAAAGAGCGACTTTTCCGTCCATATACGACTGGCGGTCATTGTCGTGCTCTTCAGCGAGTTGCCATTTCAGGTTACTCAGTCTCCGAGCATATTCGGGACTTTGTCTGAGGAAATCCCTGAAAACAAGATGCCGCTTTAAGGCTTCGCCATACTTGTCACAAACATACGTATGGTGGGCGGGCAAAGATTCCTTCAGTCCACTATCCGATAGATCAAAGGCTTCTCTTCCGGGAATGCCCAGGTCACCTTCATGGAAATATCCGATCTCTGCAAGCCGGTCCTTCGTGCTCTCAAAATCCTGCC
Above is a genomic segment from Gemmatimonadota bacterium containing:
- a CDS encoding GrpB family protein yields the protein MRVTLVKHYDPTWPSKFEELRNRFDSVLSGRYCSIEHVGSTSVAGMTAKPIIDIDIVIERQDFESTKDRLAEIGYFHEGDLGIPGREAFDLSDSGLKESLPAHHTYVCDKYGEALKRHLVFRDFLRQSPEYARRLSNLKWQLAEEHDNDRQSYMDGKVALCEEIYEKGLDALGCRCSLYLPFDK
- a CDS encoding GNAT family protein — its product is MSELTNGLGQPISFAIPDWTPPPNPPRECMEGRFCRLEPLQVDSHLDDLYQANAFDKDGKSWTYLAYGPFSDKDSYRDWITRTCLSEDPLFFAIVDKGVGSACGVASYVNIESSGGAIEVGHIHYSPQLQQTRTATESMYLMMKKAFELGYRRYSWKCDSLNKASRAAAQRLGLSFEGIFRQAKVYNGRNRDTAWYAAIDSEWPQLEKAFVTWLAPDNFDKQGEQRVSLSDLTRSILKKTDREDQTVEMICSE